The sequence TGCATTAGGTTGCCGCGTCGCCTACGCTCCTCGCAATGACGATTTTTGTTTAATTATTAAACTTGAACTCAATCACATCGCCATCTTGCACTACGTATTCCTTGCCTTCTTGACGGGCTTTGCCGACTTCGCGTGCTTTAGGGCGAGAACCGATTACAACAAAATCATCATAGCTAATGGTTTCAGCTTTAATAAAACCTTTCTCAAAATCACCATGAATGACACCAGCAGCTTGAGGTGCTTTGTCACCAACGTGAATAGTCCAAGCTCTTACTTCTTTAACACCAGCAGTAAAGTAAGTGCGCAAGCCAAGCAATTCATAGCTTCTTTGAATTAATTTACTAAGACCGGTTTCATGCACACCAAGCTCTTCAAGGAATTCTTTTTTCTCAGCATCAGTCATGCCAACCAATTGTTCTTCTGCTGCTGCTGAGATAACTACGACACCTGCGTTTTCGGTTTTGGCATAAGCATCTAATTTAGCAACGTAATTATTTGTGCCTGCTGCCATATCGGCTTCTGGTATATTAGCGGCATAGACAATTTCTTTAAGAGTAAGCAAGCCATAAGACTTAATTGCCAATTTTTCTTCTTCGCTCAAGTCAACTGTGCGAGCTGCTTTGCCTTCTTCAAGTACAGGCAGGATTTTTTCTAAAGCGTCAT comes from Cyanobacteriota bacterium and encodes:
- the ychF gene encoding redox-regulated ATPase YchF, whose translation is MLKSGIVGLPNVGKSTLFNALSNNHIAEAANYPFCTIEPNSAIVNVPDSRLQVLQKFVSTDVVVPAVIEFMDIAGLVKGASQGEGLGNKFLSNIRECDLIVHVVRCFDDENVIHVDGKVDPLSDIETINTELILSDLEQVQKSMDKLIKKVRGQDKEAKVMYDALEKILPVLEEGKAARTVDLSEEEKLAIKSYGLLTLKEIVYAANIPEADMAAGTNNYVAKLDAYAKTENAGVVVISAAAEEQLVGMTDAEKKEFLEELGVHETGLSKLIQRSYELLGLRTYFTAGVKEVRAWTIHVGDKAPQAAGVIHGDFEKGFIKAETISYDDFVVIGSRPKAREVGKARQEGKEYVVQDGDVIEFKFNN